The following are encoded together in the Bradyrhizobium sp. CCGUVB1N3 genome:
- the treS gene encoding maltose alpha-D-glucosyltransferase, with the protein MNVLSSVDEKRVEAAEVVDELWYKDAIVYQLHVKAFADSNHDGIGDFAGLTEKLPYLQDLGVTTLWLLPFYPSPGRDDGYDIADYGSVNPDFGTMKDFKRFIQEAQRRGLRVITELVVNHTSDQHRWFKRARRSPAGSSARNWYVWSDTDQKYQGTRIIFTDTEKSNWTWDPEAGAFYWHRFFSHQPDLNFDNPRVVSAIIQVMKRWLDAGVDGFRLDAIPYLCEREGTSNENLPETHAIIKRLRQELDAYSKGKLLLAEANQWPEDVQEYFGRGDECHMAYHFPLMPRIYMAIAQEDRFPITDILRQTPDIPQSCQWALFLRNHDELTLEMVTDVERDYLWSTYANDPRARINLGIRRRLAPLMDNDRRKIELMNSLLLSFPGTPIIYYGDEIGMGDNIYLGDRNGVRTPMQWSPDRNGGFSRCDPARLYAPLIMDPVYGYEAVNVEAQSRSLSSLLSATKRLISVRKSTLAFGRGTMTFIRPANRSVLAYVRQYHDEVILCIANLSRAAQATELDLSPWKDRIPQEMLGRTRFPAIGEFPYMITLGPYGYYWFQLRERDKSEPVTPRAVPEFETLVVPVNSTWVSLARERGVFERDVLPGFLSRTRWYPERSPKQIRPTLTSAVPFCDIGDNRPWLAFFEATQRGVTSRYVMPMQIEWVRFDRERFNPRALAAVRQGAREGTLLDVATDPIFIGLFLRNLSQSLVVEENNLRLEFKPTSRFGASTVKQPEQIRAIEQANSTALVDNQYVTKIYRLLETGTNPEIELGHYLTEVAQFANTPALLGSAELVEDGGRSAVGVVHAYVANQGDGWAVTSGYLDRYIDEQRLLAASEAPRENQDQVPYLHYLAQTGRRLAELHIALARAEGADLAPEPVTPVDVARWTTDLLQRAERTFETLAQSRNGLRETDRPLVDQLLERRSALSDLLTRLLPSDIGGLNIRHHGDFRLGQILIVKDDVFIIDFDGNPHLPLAERRRKAPAARDVASLVCSIDLAVTAALDRALKGAPDEQGRRATALGEWRERATATFLTAYREAMTDRRLRTNDPHSADGLLRFFLLDTAFDEVEYELSHRPEALNAPLTGLLRILSNAESEAHA; encoded by the coding sequence ATGAACGTTCTTTCCTCAGTTGACGAGAAGAGGGTCGAAGCTGCCGAGGTCGTGGACGAGCTCTGGTACAAGGACGCGATCGTCTACCAGCTCCACGTCAAGGCGTTTGCCGACAGCAACCATGACGGCATCGGCGACTTCGCCGGGCTGACCGAAAAACTGCCATACTTGCAGGATCTCGGCGTCACCACGCTGTGGCTGTTGCCGTTCTATCCCTCGCCCGGCCGCGACGATGGCTACGACATCGCCGATTACGGCTCGGTCAATCCCGATTTCGGGACGATGAAGGATTTCAAGCGCTTCATCCAGGAGGCACAGCGGCGCGGCTTGCGGGTGATCACGGAGCTCGTCGTCAACCACACCTCCGACCAGCACAGATGGTTCAAGCGCGCGCGACGGAGCCCGGCGGGCTCGAGCGCCCGCAACTGGTATGTCTGGAGCGACACCGACCAGAAATATCAGGGCACGCGGATCATCTTCACCGACACGGAGAAGTCGAACTGGACCTGGGATCCGGAGGCCGGCGCGTTCTACTGGCACCGTTTCTTCTCGCACCAGCCCGATCTCAATTTCGACAATCCCCGGGTGGTCAGCGCCATCATCCAGGTGATGAAGCGCTGGCTCGATGCCGGCGTCGACGGATTCCGGTTGGATGCAATCCCTTATCTCTGCGAGCGCGAGGGCACCTCGAACGAGAATCTTCCCGAGACGCATGCCATCATCAAGCGGCTGCGCCAGGAGCTCGACGCCTACTCCAAGGGCAAGCTGCTGCTGGCCGAGGCCAATCAATGGCCGGAGGACGTGCAGGAATATTTCGGCCGCGGCGACGAATGCCACATGGCCTATCATTTCCCGCTGATGCCGCGCATCTACATGGCGATCGCGCAGGAGGACCGCTTTCCGATCACCGACATCCTGCGCCAGACGCCGGACATTCCGCAGAGCTGCCAATGGGCGTTGTTCCTGCGCAACCATGACGAACTGACGCTGGAGATGGTCACCGACGTCGAGCGCGACTATCTCTGGTCGACCTATGCCAACGATCCGCGGGCGCGGATCAATCTCGGCATTCGCCGACGGCTTGCGCCGCTGATGGACAACGACCGACGCAAGATCGAGCTGATGAACTCGCTCCTGCTGTCGTTCCCGGGCACGCCGATCATCTACTACGGCGACGAGATCGGCATGGGCGACAACATCTATCTCGGTGACCGCAACGGCGTGCGCACGCCGATGCAGTGGAGTCCGGACCGCAATGGCGGCTTCTCGCGCTGCGACCCGGCCCGCCTCTACGCGCCGTTGATCATGGACCCCGTCTATGGCTATGAGGCCGTCAATGTGGAGGCGCAGTCGCGCAGCCTGTCCTCGCTGCTCAGCGCCACCAAGCGCCTGATCTCGGTGCGCAAGTCGACGCTTGCCTTCGGCCGCGGCACCATGACCTTCATCCGCCCGGCCAACCGTTCCGTGCTGGCCTATGTCCGGCAATATCACGATGAGGTCATCCTGTGCATCGCCAACCTCTCGCGCGCAGCACAGGCGACCGAGCTCGATCTGTCGCCGTGGAAGGACAGGATCCCGCAGGAGATGCTCGGCCGCACGCGCTTCCCCGCGATCGGCGAGTTCCCTTACATGATCACGCTGGGGCCCTACGGCTACTATTGGTTCCAGCTCCGCGAGCGCGACAAGTCCGAGCCGGTGACGCCGCGCGCGGTGCCCGAATTCGAGACGCTGGTGGTGCCGGTCAACTCGACCTGGGTCTCGCTTGCGCGCGAGCGCGGCGTCTTCGAACGCGACGTGCTGCCGGGATTTTTGTCGCGGACCCGCTGGTATCCGGAGCGCAGTCCCAAGCAGATCCGGCCGACCCTGACTTCTGCGGTCCCGTTCTGCGACATCGGCGACAACCGGCCTTGGCTCGCATTCTTCGAGGCGACGCAGCGCGGCGTCACGTCGCGCTATGTGATGCCGATGCAGATCGAATGGGTTCGCTTCGACCGCGAACGCTTCAACCCAAGGGCGCTGGCCGCGGTACGCCAGGGCGCGCGCGAGGGAACGCTGCTCGACGTCGCGACCGACCCGATCTTCATCGGCCTGTTCCTGCGCAATCTCAGCCAGTCCCTGGTCGTCGAGGAAAACAATCTGCGCCTGGAGTTCAAGCCGACCAGCCGCTTCGGTGCGAGCACCGTCAAGCAGCCGGAGCAGATCCGCGCCATCGAGCAGGCCAACAGCACCGCCCTGGTCGACAATCAGTATGTCACCAAGATCTATCGCCTGCTCGAAACCGGCACCAACCCCGAGATCGAGCTCGGCCACTACCTCACCGAGGTCGCCCAGTTCGCCAACACGCCCGCGCTGCTTGGCAGCGCCGAGCTGGTGGAGGATGGCGGGCGGAGCGCCGTCGGCGTCGTGCATGCCTATGTCGCGAACCAGGGCGACGGCTGGGCGGTGACCTCTGGCTATCTCGACCGCTACATCGACGAGCAGCGTCTGCTCGCCGCAAGCGAAGCCCCGCGCGAGAACCAGGACCAGGTGCCCTATCTGCATTATCTCGCCCAGACCGGCCGGCGGCTGGCTGAGCTGCATATCGCGCTCGCCAGGGCCGAGGGCGCCGATCTCGCGCCCGAACCTGTCACCCCCGTAGACGTCGCGCGCTGGACCACGGATCTCCTGCAGCGCGCCGAACGTACGTTTGAAACGCTGGCCCAAAGCCGCAACGGCTTGCGGGAGACCGATCGCCCGCTGGTCGACCAGCTCCTGGAGCGGCGCTCGGCCCTTTCCGACCTGCTCACGAGGCTATTGCCATCCGACATCGGCGGGTTGAACATCCGTCATCATGGCGACTTCCGCCTGGGGCAGATTCTGATCGTGAAGGACGACGTCTTCATCATTGATTTCGATGGCAATCCCCACCTCCCGCTGGCCGAGCGGCGGCGCAAGGCACCCGCGGCGCGCGACGTCGCTAGCCTCGTCTGCTCGATCGACCTTGCCGTGACCGCGGCGCTCGACCGTGCACTCAAGGGCGCGCCGGACGAACAGGGACGGCGCGCGACCGCGCTCGGCGAATGGCGCGAGCGCGCCACGGCGACGTTCCTCACCGCCTATCGCGAGGCCATGACCGACCGGCGCCTGCGGACAAATGATCCGCATTCGGCGGACGGCCTGTTAAGATTTTTCCTGCTTGATACAGCGTTCGATGAGGTGGAGTACGAACTGTCCCACCGGCCGGAGGCGCTCAATGCGCCGCTGACCGGGCTGCTTCGCATTCTGTCCAATGCGGAGAGCGAAGCACATGCCTAA
- a CDS encoding maltotransferase domain-containing protein → MNKTIQTVESVAAGGAFLIEDVYPLVDGGRFPVKRVAGERVDVWADIYRDGHHAVSAALLWRREQDREWQRTPMLHHGHDRWVGAFTPPGPGQYVYAIEAWTDEFATWRHGLAIRQRSGADVTLDAIEGAALLTRAHGADDDAAAIILRQCEDFLQSGEVTPLMADELRDAMADSQSRPDLTRSPLFPLVADRDEARFSTWYQMMPRSQGKVAGQHGTLRDCIARVPDIAAMGFDVLYFTPIHPIGRTRRKGRNNSPVAAAGDPGCPYAVGASEGGHDTLHPELGTIEDFRALVATCLEYGVELALDFAAQCSPDHPWLTLHPEWFKWRPDGSMRTADYQDIVTPDFGCVTRSELWNAFRDVMLFWIDHGVTIFAIDNHDTAPFSFWEWLIRDIRRRHPEVILFSKTYTRPKLMKGLARLGFAQSFSYFPWRTQKWELEQYLAEMTGYPERDFLRPNLFVNTPDVLPYHLQSGEPWMFKSRVALAAMLSATYGIYSGFELLEHQAVPGREEYLDSEKYEIRVRDWDRPGNIKPYIAELNRIRRDNKALQQTSNLRFLGTDDGDVIAFVKESIDRTNTVLVAIALSSSAREVWLPLGDVTTSVNGERRHIARVENLLTGEQSAIEWGGIRLRIDPYRDPALSFRCLA, encoded by the coding sequence GTGAACAAGACAATTCAAACTGTCGAGAGTGTCGCAGCCGGTGGCGCTTTCCTTATTGAAGACGTCTATCCGCTGGTCGATGGCGGCCGCTTTCCCGTCAAACGCGTCGCGGGCGAGCGCGTCGATGTCTGGGCGGACATCTACCGCGACGGCCACCACGCGGTCAGCGCCGCGCTGCTCTGGCGCCGCGAGCAGGATCGGGAATGGCAGCGCACGCCGATGCTCCATCATGGCCATGACCGCTGGGTCGGCGCGTTCACTCCGCCCGGGCCGGGCCAATATGTCTACGCCATCGAGGCATGGACCGACGAATTCGCGACCTGGCGTCACGGGCTCGCGATCAGGCAGCGATCCGGAGCCGATGTCACGCTCGATGCGATCGAGGGCGCCGCCCTCCTGACCAGAGCCCATGGCGCGGACGATGACGCCGCCGCGATCATCCTGCGGCAATGCGAGGATTTCCTGCAATCCGGCGAGGTCACCCCGCTGATGGCGGATGAGCTGAGGGACGCCATGGCCGACAGCCAGTCGCGGCCCGACCTCACCCGCTCGCCCCTCTTCCCGCTGGTCGCCGATCGCGACGAGGCACGCTTCAGCACGTGGTACCAGATGATGCCGCGCAGCCAGGGCAAGGTCGCGGGCCAGCACGGCACGCTCAGGGATTGCATCGCGCGTGTCCCCGACATCGCCGCGATGGGTTTCGACGTACTCTACTTCACGCCGATCCATCCGATCGGCCGCACCCGCCGCAAGGGCCGCAACAATTCGCCGGTCGCCGCCGCAGGCGATCCCGGCTGTCCCTATGCCGTTGGCGCGTCCGAGGGCGGTCACGATACGTTGCACCCGGAGCTCGGCACCATCGAGGATTTCCGTGCGCTGGTTGCGACCTGCCTGGAATACGGCGTCGAGCTCGCGCTCGATTTCGCGGCTCAGTGTTCGCCGGATCATCCCTGGCTGACGCTGCATCCGGAATGGTTCAAGTGGCGGCCGGACGGCTCGATGCGGACGGCGGACTATCAGGACATAGTCACTCCCGATTTTGGCTGCGTGACCCGAAGCGAATTGTGGAACGCCTTCCGCGACGTCATGCTTTTCTGGATCGACCATGGTGTGACCATCTTCGCGATCGACAATCACGACACCGCGCCCTTCAGCTTCTGGGAGTGGTTGATCCGCGACATTCGCCGCCGACATCCCGAGGTAATCCTGTTCTCCAAGACCTACACCCGGCCGAAGCTGATGAAGGGCCTCGCCAGGCTCGGCTTCGCCCAGTCCTTCAGCTATTTTCCGTGGCGAACGCAAAAATGGGAGCTGGAGCAATATTTGGCTGAAATGACCGGCTATCCCGAGCGCGACTTCCTTCGCCCCAACCTGTTCGTCAACACGCCTGACGTCTTGCCGTATCATCTCCAGAGCGGCGAGCCCTGGATGTTCAAGTCGCGCGTCGCGCTGGCAGCCATGTTGTCGGCCACTTACGGCATCTATAGCGGCTTCGAGCTGCTCGAGCACCAGGCCGTTCCCGGTCGCGAGGAATATCTCGATTCCGAAAAATACGAGATCAGGGTTCGCGACTGGGACCGGCCCGGCAACATCAAGCCCTACATTGCCGAGCTCAATCGCATCCGCCGCGACAACAAGGCGCTGCAACAGACGTCGAATTTGCGCTTTCTCGGCACCGACGATGGCGACGTGATCGCCTTCGTCAAGGAGTCGATCGACCGAACCAACACCGTCCTCGTCGCGATCGCTCTGTCGTCCAGCGCGCGCGAGGTCTGGCTCCCGCTTGGCGACGTCACGACCAGCGTGAACGGGGAACGTCGCCACATCGCACGCGTTGAGAACCTTCTCACCGGCGAGCAGTCCGCAATCGAATGGGGCGGAATCCGGCTGCGCATCGATCCATATCGCGATCCGGCGCTCTCGTTCCGCTGCCTGGCGTGA
- the malQ gene encoding 4-alpha-glucanotransferase yields the protein MDLLAEARTKGVQSEFVDALGKLRVTAPDALTSILNALPEKRAYRFVSGAVLVRTGRQPRTDLTEAAKLPLHWSVVNGTVTVAQGEARERIIVWPDNLPSGYHRLKLVDASGAAEEAPLIVAPERAFTGEFDRGWLLAVQLYSVRSARNWGIGDFTDLADLVALAKELGADGVGLNPLHALFDDRPSDCSPYSPNSRLFLNPLYIDVDKIPEFSFDLLPDVRAMAASLREGDRVRYREAGPLKWRGLRAAFDAFKTKAGPGRRQAFDAFRLERGPLLTRFACFEVLRHRFPGRPWWEWPSEWQRPDETKCAELRAGPDHDEVEFVEFVQWTADWQLAAAKELAGRLGMKVGLYLDVAVGVQSDGFDAWNEQGAISRHLAVGAPPDVLNTVGQDWGLAGFNAGGLEAQSFVPFADMLAASMRHAGAIRLDHVLGLKRLYLVPRGFKPDNGAYVQMPFEALLAAVARESAAHKCIVIGEDLGTVPEGFRETMQDWGIWSYLVMMFERDDAGRFRNLDHYRSNALVTLNTHDLCTYAGWRSFSDLKMKLSLGLDPGENEEARWHALGMLDEILRFNAIQANDLYSVLAFLSRTPSRLLAVSLEDLLGVVDQPNIPGTIDEHPNWRQRLPVALDKIASSIDRGALKTATRERSHR from the coding sequence ATGGATCTTTTAGCTGAAGCCAGAACCAAGGGCGTCCAGTCCGAATTCGTCGATGCCCTGGGCAAGCTGCGGGTCACCGCGCCCGATGCCCTGACGTCGATCCTCAATGCCCTGCCGGAAAAGCGCGCCTACCGTTTCGTCAGCGGTGCTGTCCTGGTCCGCACCGGCCGGCAGCCACGCACCGACCTCACCGAGGCCGCCAAACTTCCGCTGCATTGGTCGGTCGTCAACGGAACCGTGACGGTCGCGCAGGGCGAGGCGCGCGAGCGCATCATTGTCTGGCCCGATAATCTGCCGTCTGGCTACCACCGGCTGAAGCTCGTCGATGCGTCCGGGGCGGCGGAAGAGGCGCCGCTGATCGTGGCGCCCGAGCGCGCTTTCACCGGCGAGTTCGACCGCGGCTGGCTGCTTGCGGTGCAGCTCTACAGCGTCCGCTCCGCGCGCAATTGGGGGATCGGCGATTTCACAGACCTTGCCGATCTCGTTGCGCTTGCCAAGGAGCTCGGCGCAGATGGCGTCGGCCTCAACCCACTGCACGCGCTGTTCGACGACCGGCCGTCCGACTGCAGCCCCTATTCGCCGAACAGCCGGCTGTTCCTCAACCCACTCTACATCGACGTCGACAAGATTCCGGAGTTTTCGTTCGATCTGCTGCCGGATGTGCGCGCAATGGCGGCATCCTTGCGCGAAGGCGACCGCGTGCGATACCGCGAGGCAGGGCCGCTGAAATGGCGCGGCCTGCGCGCCGCGTTCGATGCGTTCAAGACCAAGGCGGGCCCTGGCCGCCGACAGGCGTTCGACGCCTTCCGCCTCGAGCGGGGTCCTCTGTTGACGCGCTTTGCCTGTTTCGAGGTGCTGCGCCATCGCTTCCCGGGACGACCGTGGTGGGAATGGCCGTCGGAGTGGCAGCGGCCTGACGAGACCAAATGCGCGGAGCTGCGCGCAGGCCCCGATCACGACGAGGTCGAGTTCGTCGAGTTCGTGCAATGGACGGCCGATTGGCAGTTGGCTGCGGCCAAGGAGCTCGCAGGCCGGCTCGGCATGAAGGTCGGGCTCTATCTCGATGTCGCTGTCGGCGTGCAGTCGGACGGGTTCGACGCCTGGAACGAGCAGGGCGCGATCTCCCGCCATCTCGCGGTCGGCGCACCGCCCGATGTGCTGAACACGGTGGGCCAGGATTGGGGCCTCGCCGGCTTCAATGCCGGCGGTCTGGAAGCGCAGTCGTTCGTGCCGTTCGCTGACATGCTGGCCGCCTCGATGCGCCATGCCGGCGCGATCAGGCTCGATCACGTGCTCGGGCTGAAACGGCTCTACCTCGTGCCGCGCGGTTTCAAGCCGGACAACGGCGCCTACGTGCAGATGCCGTTCGAGGCGCTGCTGGCGGCAGTCGCGCGTGAAAGCGCCGCCCACAAATGCATCGTGATCGGCGAGGATCTCGGCACCGTGCCGGAAGGTTTTCGCGAGACCATGCAGGACTGGGGCATCTGGTCCTATCTCGTGATGATGTTCGAACGCGATGACGCCGGGCGTTTCCGCAATCTCGATCATTACCGGTCCAACGCGCTGGTCACGTTGAACACGCATGATCTGTGTACCTATGCCGGCTGGCGTTCGTTCAGCGATCTCAAGATGAAGCTCTCGCTCGGGCTCGACCCCGGCGAGAACGAGGAGGCGCGCTGGCACGCCCTCGGCATGCTCGACGAGATCCTGCGCTTCAACGCCATTCAGGCCAACGATCTCTATTCGGTGCTGGCCTTCCTGTCCCGGACGCCGTCCCGCCTTCTCGCGGTATCGCTCGAGGATCTCCTGGGCGTGGTCGACCAGCCGAACATCCCCGGCACGATCGACGAGCACCCCAACTGGCGCCAGCGGCTGCCGGTCGCGCTTGACAAGATCGCGTCGAGCATCGATCGCGGCGCGCTGAAAACAGCAACGCGGGAGCGGTCGCACCGTTAG